The Gemmatimonadota bacterium DH-78 region CGGCCGCATTCCCACCGATCGTCCCCCACCACCAGGAGATTTCGTGATCGTCACCTCGACCCCCGAGGCTTCGCCCGGGACGGCGGCCGACATCGTCGACCGACAGCGCACCACCCTCTTTCCGTGGGTGAAGCCGTACTACGCCGAGCCCGTGGTGCTCTCCGAAGGCGAGGGCGTCTGGGTGAAGGATGTGGAGGGGCAGGACTACCTCGACTTCTTCGCCGGCATCCTCACCACTTCGATCGGTCACTGCCACCCGGCGGTGACGGAGCGGGTGACCCGCCAGATGCAGCGTCTCGGGCACACCTCCACTCTGTACGTGACGGAGCCGCAGCTCGAGGTGGCGCAGCAGATCATCGACCTGGCGCCCGAGGGCCTCACCCGCGCCGCCTTCACCAACAGCGGCACCGAGGCGGTCGAGACGGCCATCATGGCGGCGCGCGTGCACACGGGCCGCACCGAGGTGGTCGCGCTGCGTCATGCCTACTCGGGGCGCAGCAGCCTCGCGACGAGTATCACGGCCCACGCCTCCTGGCGGCCGCTCCCCTCTACCTCGGCAGGCATCGTCCACGCGCGGTCGCCGTACCGCTACCGGGCACCTCTCGGCCCCGACGCCACCGACGAGCAGCTGACCGCCTTCTTCATCGACGACCTGGTCGAGACGATCGAGACCACCACGTCGGGTCGGCCCGCGGCGCTGATCGTGGAGTCGATCCAGGGTGTCGGAGGCTTCATCGTACCCACCGAAGGCTACCTCGCGCAGGCCGCCGAGGTGATCCGGCACTACGGGGGACTCTTCATCGCCGACGAGGTTCAGACGGGCTTCGGCCGCACCGGCACGCACTGGTTCGGCTGCCAGCACGACGGGGTGGCCCCCGACATCATGGTGATGGCCAAGGGGATCGCGAACGGCTTCCCGGTGGCGGCCACGGTCGCGCGCGAAGAGGTGGCCGCGTCGTGGGGATCGCTCTCGGTGTCCACCTACGGCGGGAACCCGGTGTCGATGGCGGCCACGGCCGCCACCCTCGACGTGATGGTCGAGGAGGATGTGCCGACCCGCTCCGAGACCCGAGGCCACCAGCTTCGGCAGGCGCTCGAGGGGCTGCAGCAGCGTTTCGAGTGG contains the following coding sequences:
- a CDS encoding aspartate aminotransferase family protein translates to MIVTSTPEASPGTAADIVDRQRTTLFPWVKPYYAEPVVLSEGEGVWVKDVEGQDYLDFFAGILTTSIGHCHPAVTERVTRQMQRLGHTSTLYVTEPQLEVAQQIIDLAPEGLTRAAFTNSGTEAVETAIMAARVHTGRTEVVALRHAYSGRSSLATSITAHASWRPLPSTSAGIVHARSPYRYRAPLGPDATDEQLTAFFIDDLVETIETTTSGRPAALIVESIQGVGGFIVPTEGYLAQAAEVIRHYGGLFIADEVQTGFGRTGTHWFGCQHDGVAPDIMVMAKGIANGFPVAATVAREEVAASWGSLSVSTYGGNPVSMAATAATLDVMVEEDVPTRSETRGHQLRQALEGLQQRFEWIGEVRGRGLMQAMEIVEDRTSKTPDAARTRALMQAAREEHLLIGAGGLSGHVIRTGPSMLITESETAEAIARLTRACERADAL